A single window of Periophthalmus magnuspinnatus isolate fPerMag1 chromosome 9, fPerMag1.2.pri, whole genome shotgun sequence DNA harbors:
- the LOC117376455 gene encoding arrestin domain-containing protein 3-like, which translates to MSPIKDFKLKYEALNKQNFFVAGDTVKGTLTFTLTEEMKVKYLYVKAKGDANVHWSEGQGEHRHSHTKHERFYKAKELLIPENADEIVLPKGDHCYQFKLKIPEGNIPPSFKGFHGKIVHVLQAKLKRSSIHPSTSKKKELYFMARSVLPSDQSPQTGSVDKKVGTFSKGQVHLSATVNKRVFAPGENIHVTAKVKNKSSKKMRIKYSIDQKTLYRAYHHAKIYNETVCKIAGENIEPDSEGEFSCSIPVPVDSKLSILNCEIITVEFYMKTYLDISFGIDPEVSLPLIIAAPDPIGQHGSKNVSGAVSGPSSSDFPPPFSGPYPPGPPNAYAYPPPGPNQYPQIPPGGYYNPVPGYSNQMPPQPVAYGYPAAPAVPYPGQPPLSTMNAQFPQNQAPPSYMSLYPPSQSGTDMDKKTQL; encoded by the exons ATGTCTCCAATCAAGGATTTCAAATTGAAGTATGAAGCTCTTAATAAGCAAAATTTTTTCGTCGCGGGAGATACAGTCAAAGGCACGCTgactttcactttaacagaagAAATGAAAGTCAAATATCTGTACGTGAAAGCTAAAGGAGACGCAAACGTGCACTGGAGTGAAGGACAGGGGGAGcacagacactcacacactaAACATGAGAGGTTTTACAAAGCCAAAGAGCTTCTGATCCCTGAAAATGCAGATG AAATTGTTCTTCCAAAGGGAGACCATTGCTATCAGTTCAAGCTTAAAATACCAGAGGG AAACATCCCACCATCCTTCAAGGGTTTTCATGGCAAAATTGTCCATGTGCTTCAGGCAAAGCTGAAAAGGAGCTCCATTCACCCATCTACTTCAAAGAAAAAGGAGCTGTATTTTATGGCTAGATCTGTTTTACCTTCTGACCAG TCTCCCCAGACTGGTTCGGTCGATAAAAAGGTGGGAACATTCTCCAAAGGTCAAGTTCATTTGAGTGCCACTGTGAACAAACGGGTTTTCGCACCAG GGGAAAATATACATGTTACTGCCAAAGTCAAGAACAAATCTTCCAAGAAAATGCGGATCAAGTATAGCATAGATCAAAAAACATTGTACCGAGCATACCACCATGCAAAGATTTATAATGAAACTGTGTGCAAAATTGCTGGAGAGAACATTGAACCCGACTCTGAGGGTGAGTTCTCCTGCTCCATCCCAGTCCCTGTAGATAGCAAGCTCAGCATCCTCAACTGTGAGATCATCACTGTGGAGTTCTATATGAAG ACATATTTGGACATCAGTTTTGGCATTGACCCTGAAGTGTCGCTCCCACTGATCATTGCTGCTCCAGATCCCATTGGTCAACATGGCTCCAAAAATGTCTCCGGGGCAGTATCTGGTCCGAGCTCCAGTGATTTTCCTCCACCTTTCTCTGGTCCTTATCCTCCGGGTCCACCAAACGCATATGCATACCCTCCACCAGGTCCTAATCAATACCCACAAATTCCTCCTGGGGGCTACTACAATCCTGTACCGGGCTACAGCAATCAAATGCCCCCGCAGCCCGTTGCATATGGGTATCCAGCAGCGCCTGCAGTGCCTTATCCAGGGCAGCCTCCACTCAGTACAATGAATGCTCAGTTTCCACAAAACCAAGCACCTCCATCTTATATGTCTCTCTATCCACCTTCACAAAGCGGAACAGATATGGACAAAAAGACACAGCTTTAA